Proteins encoded within one genomic window of Amycolatopsis nigrescens CSC17Ta-90:
- a CDS encoding class I SAM-dependent methyltransferase: MTADPKETVRRGYDAASRHYRADDAGDGQYGPWLARLSEVLPERGRVLDLGCGCGIPVSRALAATGHDVTGVDLSDVQIARARELVPAATFHRADATALRFPADSFDAVVCLYVLIHLPLPEQPALLNRIAGWLRPGGRLLATTGHRATTGAESDWLGSGATMWWSQADAETYDSWLGEAGLLVEDRDFVPEGDGGHALFWARRASAPS, encoded by the coding sequence ATGACAGCGGATCCGAAGGAGACCGTCCGGCGCGGTTACGACGCGGCGTCCCGGCACTACCGGGCCGACGACGCCGGAGACGGCCAGTACGGGCCGTGGCTGGCCAGGCTGTCCGAGGTGCTGCCCGAGCGGGGACGGGTGCTCGATCTCGGTTGCGGCTGCGGGATTCCGGTCTCCCGCGCGCTGGCCGCGACCGGGCACGACGTGACCGGGGTCGATCTCAGCGACGTGCAGATCGCCAGGGCCCGCGAGCTGGTTCCGGCCGCGACCTTCCACCGCGCCGACGCGACCGCGCTGCGCTTTCCCGCGGACTCCTTCGACGCCGTGGTGTGCCTGTACGTGCTGATCCACCTCCCGCTGCCGGAGCAGCCGGCGCTGCTGAACCGGATCGCGGGCTGGCTCCGGCCGGGCGGCAGGCTGCTCGCCACCACCGGCCACCGCGCGACCACGGGTGCCGAGTCTGACTGGCTCGGCAGCGGCGCGACCATGTGGTGGAGCCAGGCCGACGCGGAAACCTACGATTCCTGGCTTGGCGAGGCCGGGTTGCTGGTCGAAGACCGCGACTTCGTGCCGGAGGGCGACGGCGGGCACGCGCTGTTCTGGGCGCGGCGCGCGTCGGCGCCTTCCTAG
- a CDS encoding carbohydrate ABC transporter permease codes for MSHAIADAPASAKKPKKAKPALSEGKKAERRLGLLLCAPAALVMIAVTGWPIIYSFLLSLQRYDLRFPAEKEFIGFDNYVSVLSNSYWWTAFGTTMLLTVVSVAIELVLGMALALIMHRTLVGRGLVRTVALIPYGIVTVAAAYSWYFAWTPDTGYLATLLAPDSALLTERLPSMAIIILAEVWKTTPFMALLLMAGLALVPDDLLKAASMDGANAWQRFTKVMIPVMKPAILVALLFRTLDAFRIFDNIFVLTKGAQDTASVSMQTYNNLIKGLNLGIGSTMSVLIFLTVAIIAFIFIKVFGTAAPGSDQGGKR; via the coding sequence GTGAGTCATGCCATCGCAGATGCTCCGGCGAGCGCGAAGAAACCGAAGAAGGCCAAACCCGCGCTGAGCGAGGGAAAGAAGGCGGAACGGCGGCTCGGCCTGCTGCTGTGCGCGCCGGCCGCGCTGGTCATGATCGCGGTCACCGGCTGGCCGATCATCTACTCGTTCCTGCTCTCGCTGCAACGCTACGACCTGAGGTTCCCGGCGGAGAAGGAGTTCATCGGCTTCGACAACTACGTCTCGGTGCTGTCGAACTCCTACTGGTGGACCGCGTTCGGCACCACGATGCTGCTCACCGTGGTCTCGGTGGCGATCGAGCTGGTGCTCGGCATGGCGCTGGCGCTGATCATGCACCGCACGCTGGTCGGCCGCGGCCTTGTCCGCACGGTGGCGCTGATCCCGTACGGCATCGTGACGGTGGCGGCGGCGTATTCCTGGTACTTCGCCTGGACGCCGGACACCGGCTACCTGGCCACCCTGCTCGCGCCGGACTCGGCGCTGCTCACCGAGCGGCTGCCGTCGATGGCCATCATCATCCTGGCCGAGGTGTGGAAGACCACGCCGTTCATGGCGCTGCTGCTGATGGCCGGGCTGGCGCTGGTGCCGGACGACCTGCTCAAGGCGGCGTCGATGGACGGCGCGAACGCGTGGCAGCGGTTCACCAAGGTGATGATCCCGGTGATGAAGCCGGCCATCCTGGTGGCGCTGCTGTTCCGCACCCTGGACGCGTTCCGGATCTTCGACAACATCTTCGTGCTCACCAAGGGCGCGCAAGATACCGCGTCGGTGTCCATGCAGACCTACAACAACCTGATCAAAGGGCTCAACCTTGGCATCGGGTCCACCATGTCCGTGCTGATCTTCCTGACCGTGGCGATCATCGCGTTCATCTTCATCAAGGTGTTCGGCACCGCCGCACCCGGTTCCGACCAAGGGGGGAAGCGCTGA
- a CDS encoding transcriptional regulator: MSQVSWRASDELVDRVRRAAERSGRSMNEYLTRVLDAATNPDLAGDEMERIRERLDRVGLLVKTTPVASRPDPEAVARARKAAGKGKPLSDFVIEDRGDR, encoded by the coding sequence ATGTCCCAAGTCAGCTGGCGAGCCTCGGACGAACTCGTCGACCGTGTCCGTCGCGCCGCCGAGAGGTCCGGCCGGAGCATGAACGAGTACCTGACCCGGGTGCTCGACGCGGCCACGAACCCGGACCTCGCCGGCGACGAGATGGAACGGATCCGCGAGCGGCTCGACCGGGTCGGCCTGCTGGTCAAGACGACCCCGGTCGCGTCAAGGCCGGACCCGGAAGCGGTCGCCAGGGCCCGCAAGGCGGCCGGTAAGGGCAAACCGCTTTCCGACTTCGTCATCGAAGACCGCGGCGACCGGTGA
- a CDS encoding TetR/AcrR family transcriptional regulator translates to MPEGQRADARRNYTRILAVAEAEVAAHGAGASLEQIARTAEVGSATVRRHFPTRRALLEAVSGKRIEALCVRANDLTGRGDSRDALLEWLSEVVTYCVSARGLAAALAYDGAEVESVHENSCSSALEVAAGPLLLRAARDGAVAAGVTVADLITLIVGIVLATEHHPDHAARADRLFRLAVAGLSPRDGD, encoded by the coding sequence ATGCCCGAAGGTCAGCGCGCCGACGCCCGGCGCAACTACACGCGGATCCTCGCCGTGGCCGAGGCGGAGGTCGCCGCGCACGGTGCCGGCGCCTCCCTGGAACAGATCGCCCGCACCGCGGAAGTCGGCTCGGCGACCGTGCGCCGGCACTTCCCCACCCGCCGCGCGTTGCTGGAGGCGGTCTCCGGGAAGCGGATCGAAGCCCTGTGCGTCCGCGCCAACGATCTGACCGGCCGGGGTGACAGCCGGGACGCACTCCTGGAATGGCTCAGCGAGGTCGTCACCTACTGCGTCTCCGCCAGGGGCCTGGCGGCCGCGCTGGCCTACGACGGTGCAGAAGTCGAATCCGTGCACGAGAACAGCTGCTCGTCGGCGCTGGAAGTGGCAGCGGGCCCACTGCTGCTCCGCGCCGCGCGGGATGGCGCGGTGGCGGCGGGCGTCACGGTCGCGGATCTGATCACGCTGATCGTCGGCATCGTGCTGGCCACGGAACACCACCCCGACCACGCCGCCAGGGCGGACCGGCTGTTCCGGCTGGCCGTCGCGGGACTGAGCCCGCGGGACGGGGACTAG
- a CDS encoding carbohydrate ABC transporter permease, translated as MVMGGAVTTGRKVKWGLIDILVVVYALFPVLWIASLSFKSKKALDDGGFWPTEWTLKNYKDIFVTNEFIRALINSIGIAVIATVIAVVLGTMAAYAIARLDFPGKQVLVGVSLLIAMFPQVSLVSPLFNIERQLGLFDTWPGLILPYITFALPLAIYTLSAFFKEIPWELEKAAKMDGATPAQAFRKVIAPLAAPGVFTTAILVFIFCWNDFLFAISLTSTEASRTVPAALSFFTGASQFEEPTGTIAAAAVVITIPIILFVLFFQRRIVAGLTSGAVKG; from the coding sequence ATGGTGATGGGAGGCGCGGTCACCACCGGCCGCAAGGTCAAATGGGGCCTGATCGACATCCTGGTGGTCGTCTACGCACTGTTCCCGGTGCTGTGGATCGCTTCGCTGTCGTTCAAGTCCAAAAAGGCGCTCGACGACGGCGGGTTCTGGCCGACGGAATGGACGCTGAAGAACTACAAGGACATCTTCGTCACCAACGAGTTCATCCGCGCGCTGATCAACTCGATCGGCATCGCGGTGATCGCGACCGTGATCGCGGTGGTGCTCGGCACCATGGCGGCCTACGCGATCGCCAGGCTCGACTTCCCCGGAAAGCAGGTGCTGGTCGGGGTTTCGCTGCTGATCGCGATGTTCCCGCAGGTGTCGCTGGTCAGCCCGTTGTTCAACATCGAGCGCCAGCTCGGGTTGTTCGACACCTGGCCGGGCCTGATCCTGCCGTACATCACGTTCGCGCTGCCGCTGGCGATCTACACGCTTTCCGCGTTCTTCAAGGAAATCCCGTGGGAGCTGGAAAAGGCGGCGAAGATGGACGGCGCCACGCCGGCGCAGGCATTCCGGAAGGTGATCGCCCCGCTGGCCGCACCGGGCGTGTTCACCACCGCGATCCTGGTGTTCATCTTCTGCTGGAACGACTTCCTGTTCGCCATCTCGCTGACGTCCACCGAGGCGTCGCGCACGGTGCCGGCGGCGTTGTCGTTCTTCACCGGTGCCTCGCAGTTCGAGGAACCGACCGGCACGATCGCCGCGGCCGCCGTGGTGATCACCATTCCGATCATTCTGTTCGTGTTGTTCTTCCAGCGCCGCATCGTCGCGGGGCTGACGTCTGGCGCGGTGAAGGGGTAA
- a CDS encoding type II toxin-antitoxin system VapC family toxin, whose amino-acid sequence MSTFADTSALVKIYADEPGDEYVRSLRGLMISEISRVEVPAALWGKQRTGALTAEQVRLLVNEFEADYRGTPESPARFSVVQVSTLVLEVAARLTGVHGLRAYDAVQLATAQLVASTEPGCRSFAAFDKRLRDAAAAEGFQPVP is encoded by the coding sequence GTGAGCACGTTCGCCGATACTTCGGCACTGGTCAAGATCTATGCGGACGAGCCGGGTGACGAATACGTCCGGTCGCTGCGGGGATTGATGATCTCGGAGATTTCGCGGGTCGAGGTGCCCGCCGCGCTGTGGGGGAAGCAGCGAACCGGCGCGTTGACCGCGGAACAGGTCCGGCTGCTGGTGAACGAGTTCGAGGCCGACTATCGGGGCACGCCGGAAAGCCCGGCGCGGTTCAGCGTCGTGCAGGTCTCAACGCTCGTGCTTGAGGTGGCGGCCAGGCTGACCGGGGTGCACGGGCTTCGCGCCTACGACGCGGTGCAGCTCGCCACCGCGCAGCTGGTGGCCTCCACCGAACCCGGCTGCCGTTCGTTCGCGGCCTTCGACAAGCGACTTCGCGATGCTGCGGCGGCCGAAGGCTTCCAGCCGGTGCCCTAG
- a CDS encoding NmrA/HSCARG family protein, with the protein MSTGSAPVLVTGATGRQGGATARALRAAGVPVRALVRDPATDRAKAVEALGAELVTGDLHDRDSVLRAAKGARAVFSVQMPGMTAEGPDFAGEVAQGVNLVEAAKAAGVPQFVHTSVSGAGQHTETPGWDEGRWASMEATLGAKSAIQDRVRAAGFPRWTLLKPAFFMENFLPSMAFLFPRGIEGGLVSVVKPQTRLSLVAVADIGRAAVAAITAPERFDGVELELASDYLSMTEIAEVLSGAVGAKLSAPEMTEEEAFAAGMPAMGASHEWLNAAGQPARPQYAKDLGIPLTSFDAWAREHLRAEKL; encoded by the coding sequence ATGTCCACAGGTTCCGCGCCCGTCCTGGTCACCGGTGCCACCGGCAGACAGGGCGGCGCCACCGCCCGCGCCCTGCGCGCGGCCGGCGTTCCGGTCCGCGCGCTGGTGCGCGACCCGGCCACCGACCGGGCCAAGGCCGTCGAGGCACTCGGCGCCGAGCTGGTCACCGGCGATCTGCACGACCGCGATTCCGTGCTCCGGGCCGCCAAGGGTGCCCGCGCGGTCTTCTCCGTGCAGATGCCCGGCATGACCGCGGAAGGCCCCGATTTCGCAGGGGAGGTGGCACAGGGCGTCAACCTCGTCGAGGCCGCGAAGGCTGCCGGAGTGCCGCAGTTCGTGCACACCTCCGTCAGCGGCGCAGGGCAGCACACCGAAACTCCCGGCTGGGACGAAGGCCGCTGGGCTTCGATGGAAGCAACCCTCGGCGCCAAGAGCGCGATCCAGGACCGGGTCCGCGCGGCCGGCTTCCCCCGCTGGACGCTGCTCAAGCCGGCCTTCTTCATGGAGAACTTCTTGCCGTCCATGGCTTTCCTGTTCCCGCGCGGTATCGAAGGCGGCCTGGTGAGCGTGGTGAAACCGCAGACCCGGTTGTCACTGGTCGCGGTGGCGGACATCGGCAGGGCGGCCGTCGCGGCGATCACCGCGCCGGAGCGGTTCGACGGGGTCGAGCTGGAATTGGCGAGCGACTATCTCTCGATGACGGAGATCGCCGAGGTCCTTTCCGGTGCCGTTGGCGCGAAACTGTCCGCGCCGGAGATGACCGAGGAGGAGGCTTTCGCCGCCGGAATGCCGGCGATGGGCGCTTCGCACGAGTGGCTGAACGCGGCGGGCCAGCCGGCCCGCCCGCAGTACGCGAAGGACCTCGGCATCCCGCTCACCAGCTTCGACGCGTGGGCGCGGGAGCACCTGCGGGCCGAAAAGCTGTAG
- a CDS encoding ABC transporter ATP-binding protein, whose product MAEIVLDKVSKKYPDGALAVSEVNIEIADGEFIILVGPSGCGKSTTLNMVAGLEDISSGELRIDGERMNERAPKDRDIAMVFQSYALYPHMSVRENMAFPLRLAKMADAEVKRKVDEAAQILDLTQHLDRKPANLSGGQRQRVAMGRAIVRSPKAFLMDEPLSNLDAKLRGQMRTSVSKLQKQLGTTMLYVTHDQTEAMTLGDRVVVLRAGDVQQIGSPQFLYDQPANLFVAGFIGSPSMNFVPATLADGQLQSPLGNHPLSDRVRRLAEAADAPREVIAGIRPEHFEDAALLDDAQKGGGATFTAQVDVLESMGSEKYAHFTVEGELASSSELAELAADSGSSDVPGGGSQIVTRLSAASAASEGASVELWYDTDKVQLFDPASGKNLTYSGE is encoded by the coding sequence ATGGCTGAGATCGTTCTCGACAAGGTGAGCAAGAAGTACCCCGACGGTGCGCTCGCGGTCTCCGAAGTGAACATCGAGATAGCCGACGGTGAGTTCATCATCCTGGTCGGCCCGTCCGGCTGCGGGAAGTCCACCACGCTGAACATGGTGGCCGGCCTGGAGGACATCTCCTCCGGTGAGCTGCGCATCGACGGCGAGCGGATGAACGAGAGGGCGCCGAAGGACCGGGACATCGCGATGGTGTTCCAGTCCTACGCGCTGTACCCGCACATGAGCGTGCGGGAGAACATGGCCTTCCCGCTGCGGCTGGCCAAGATGGCCGACGCCGAGGTCAAGCGGAAGGTCGACGAGGCCGCGCAGATCCTGGACCTGACCCAGCACCTGGACCGCAAGCCGGCCAACCTCTCCGGTGGCCAGCGGCAGCGGGTGGCGATGGGTCGGGCGATCGTGCGCAGCCCCAAGGCGTTCCTGATGGACGAGCCGCTGTCCAATTTGGACGCCAAGCTGCGCGGCCAGATGCGCACCTCGGTGTCGAAGCTGCAGAAGCAGCTCGGCACCACGATGCTCTACGTCACGCACGACCAGACCGAGGCGATGACCCTCGGCGACCGGGTGGTGGTGCTGCGGGCCGGCGACGTGCAGCAGATCGGCTCGCCGCAGTTCCTCTACGACCAGCCGGCCAACCTGTTCGTGGCCGGGTTCATCGGCTCGCCGTCGATGAACTTCGTGCCGGCCACGCTGGCGGACGGGCAGTTGCAGAGCCCGCTCGGCAACCACCCGCTGTCCGACCGGGTGCGCCGGCTGGCGGAGGCCGCGGACGCGCCGCGCGAGGTGATCGCCGGTATCCGTCCCGAGCACTTCGAGGACGCGGCGCTGCTGGACGACGCGCAGAAGGGCGGCGGAGCGACCTTCACCGCGCAGGTGGACGTGCTGGAGTCGATGGGCTCGGAGAAGTACGCCCACTTCACCGTGGAGGGGGAGCTGGCGAGTTCCTCCGAACTGGCCGAGTTGGCCGCCGACAGCGGGTCTTCCGACGTGCCGGGCGGGGGTTCGCAGATCGTCACCCGGCTGTCCGCGGCCTCCGCGGCCAGCGAGGGTGCGAGCGTCGAGCTCTGGTACGACACCGACAAGGTGCAGCTCTTCGACCCGGCTTCGGGTAAGAACCTCACCTATTCAGGCGAATAG